The sequence below is a genomic window from Candidatus Protochlamydia naegleriophila.
TATCGCTATACCACGTTTGGTGAGGAAACTCTAATCAATGCGCAAGGCGCTATCATTCAAACCTCTGAAGTGGGCAATCCATGGCGCTTTGCCAGCAAGCGGGTCGATCCGGAAACAGGCTGGGTCTACTTCGGCAGACGCTTTTATGATCCAAGCAACGGACGCTGGACAACAACTGATCCCCTCGGTTTTGCCGATGGCCCCAACCTCTATGCCTACTTGCATCACAGTCCCCTTTCTGCCTTTGATGCCTATGGCTTCGTCGGCGAAGCGTACCGCGATGGCTGCAATGTGGCAACCAATCCTAATTATTTTGATGGTATCTCTAATGAATACTCGCCTGTGTTTGGCGATAATGCCGGTAATGATGCATGGGCTAGTGTTCAATGGCAAGAAACAAAAGAGAACCTTTATGCAGCCTTTGCCGGTTGTGTTCATGGTTGTTTCGATTTCCTAACTAGCCATGCTTATCTTTTTCAATCGCTGGCCTTTGCAGCAGGCTGTGATGATTTAGAGTGTTCGTTAGAAGAAAAGATCCAAATCCAGCAAGCTTTCGCGATTTCTCAGAGCAATCAGATAGCAGCAACTGATGCGTTCGTCCAACAAACTATGGGAGTCGATGCTAATAATGCCATCTATCAAGCCTTTCGAAGCGGAACAACGACAACGTTAGAAGTCGCTTCACTAGCAATGGGAGGCTATGGACTAGCCAAAGGAGCAGTTGGAGTAGTCAAAGCTGCGCGGATTGGAATGCTTGAAGCTAAAATGGCTAGCCAAGCTTTAAAACAAGAAGCCAAGTATATTTCCAAACCTGGAATACCTGTTAATGTTAATCGTGGCGCTGAAAGTGTTAATGCTGGTATTAATTTAAATAAAAAGCTTTCTCGATTAGAAACAGCTCAACAAAACGCTGTGAAAGTGCGAGAATTGGCAGATGGTAGAACTCGCTATTATGAAATAGAAGTACCGGCTAGAAACCAAGGTGCTACTAGAGGAAGAGGCTATGTAACGGAATATAATCCTAAGAATGGAAATACAAGAACATGGATGGAATGTTATGACCATTCTAGTAATGTAAATAGAGTGCATCCAAAACAAATCAACGGACAAGAAGTTTCGTGCCAACATTATCCTCCAACAGCAGCGGAAACTAGGTTATAATTAATGGAAAGTAAAGTAATAGACGAACGATTATTAGGGGAAGCTTTAAAATCGGAACTAAAAAAAGGTTTTGATGTTTTAAGGCTTTCTCGTTGGGCTCTTAAAATTGAATCAAATAATCTAAGAGCTCTAACACCCTATTCCAGGAAAGTATTGATAAGCTTATTAAGTATGGAAGATGACCCTCAATTTGAATATTCGGAAGATGAATTGTGGCTACTTGCAGACATGCTTATTAATGGTGAAGATGATCCTCTCAAAAAAATTGATGATAGGTATCAAAAAAAGCTTAACGAAGAATGAGAAAAGAAAAATCTTTTTAGACTAGTCCATGTTTACCTAAATTTTTAGACTAGTCCATGTTTACCTAAAACAGTAGAAAACAATGAGCGATTTTGATTTCAGACAATTAAATTTAATTATGACTAAGATTAATGAATATAAAAATGGCAAATCTTATCTTTCTTGGCTTATAAACGATGTAGAATCTCTAATTAATATACTAGAGGATCCCAATCAAGATTGGAAAGCAGATCTTGGAACTAGTTGGCTTGATTTAGAAGAAGTCTACGCATTTGCTCTTGCCGATGAAAAAGAATATTTAGATCAAAAAGACATTAGAATCATCGATGAAGCTCTTCATAAACTTGAAACGCTTATTGAAGATCAATTAAAAACAATCAAATCTCCTGAAGACGATTGCTGATTTTTCTTTAGAAAATATCCATGAGAATTTCAGTATAGCTTGGCGCTGCTGTTGCCATCGAAATCAAAGGACGCGCCTTCGCGCCCACTCATGACCATCAAGGCCATGTCGTTGGCCTCATTGATGCCACTACAGGCAAACCTTGCGAAGCCTATCGCTATACCACGTTTGGTGAGGAAACTCTAATCAATGCGCAAGGCGCTATCATTCAAACCTCTGAAGTGGGCAATCCATGGCGCTTTGCCAGCAAGCGGGTCGATCCGGAAACAGGCTGGGTCTACTTCGGCAGACGCTTTTATGATCCAAGCAACGGACGCTGGACAACAACTGATCCCCTCGGTTTTGCCGATGGCCCCAACCTCTATGCCTACTTGCATCACAGTCCCCTTTCTGCCTTTGATGCCTATGGTCTTGTCGGCGAAGCGTACCGCGATGGCTGCAATGTAGCAACCAATCCTAATTATTTTGATGGTATCTCTAATGAATACTCGCCTGTGTTTGGCGATAATGCCGGTAATGATGCATGGCTTAACGTACAAAAACAGGAATGGTTTGAGTCTGCAGTGGCTGGCTTTGTACATGGCTGCGTTAATTTTGTTGCTAATACTTGCCAAGATTTTCACTCTTTATTCTTAATTATTGGCATGGACAATTTAGATGTTTCTATGGAGGAAAAACTACTCATCTATCAAGCCCATATTACCTCACAAAACACTCAAATAGCTGCTCTCGATGGATTTGTGCAAGAAACCATGGGTATTGATGCAAAAAATGCCACTTATCAAGCAGCACGAGATACAAGTTTACTTGGCTTAGAATTAGCAAGTTTAGCCGTAGCTATTACTGGAGCTGTCAAGGCTGTTACTTATTGTGCAAGACTTAGTAGACTAGCGCCTCTGAAGCCAAAATGGCAAAATGCTTATTAAAGCAGGAAATAAGGACTACATGTCATCCTATAAATAAACCTGTCTTTTCTGCTCTTGAAGCTCTACAACAGCCTAGCTTATCTACTCAAAGGCCTATAATTAGTGGTCCCAAAAACTCTATTTCCAAACTTGTAGAAGAAATCAATAACTGGTTAGGAAATGATACTAAAATGATTAGAAATAAAGCTGGTGATTCAGTTTTTCTTTCCAAAGATGAGACGAGAAGAGTAAGATTTGATTTTAACAGACCAAATCCACATAATAATTCCCATATGCATCTCGAAGAAATTATTAATAACAAATGGAATAAATCTGGTCAGATTTATCCAGTTGATGTTCCCCATAATTAGAGGTAAAAATGCGCATTCTAGATCAAGAGACCGATCAATCGTTAAATAATATAATATTGTACTTAACATCACAAGAAGCCCAAGAATTAAGAGATAGTCTTGAGGATGTCATAAACAAACCATTAAATAATCACTCTCATATACCTAGTAATGACTTTGAAAAAGAAATCACAGTTTGTATCTATGATGAGAACAATTTAAAAGGGTTTAATGAAAGATCTATAAATATAATTTTAAATGATCAGTAGACTTGAATTTTTTATTCAAACGTATATTAGTTCGTAATAAAAAATTCAAGAA
It includes:
- a CDS encoding RHS repeat-associated core domain-containing protein, with product MQTSEVGNPWRFASKRVDPETGWVYFGRRFYDPSNGRWTTTDPLGFADGPNLYAYLHHSPLSAFDAYGLVGEAYRDGCNVATNPNYFDGISNEYSPVFGDNAGNDAWLNVQKQEWFESAVAGFVHGCVNFVANTCQDFHSLFLIIGMDNLDVSMEEKLLIYQAHITSQNTQIAALDGFVQETMGIDAKNATYQAARDTSLLGLELASLAVAITGAVKAVTYCARLSRLAPLKPKWQNAY